In Microbacterium cremeum, a genomic segment contains:
- the pcp gene encoding pyroglutamyl-peptidase I, which translates to MTTVLLTGFEPFGGDADNPSGEAVRWVAERWSGPEVLVTAVLPVTFRGAAQRLRDLVAEHRPDVVIATGLAGGRAVIGVERVAVNLIDARIADNDGAQPVDEPSVAGAPAARFATLPVKAITQRIVDAGIPAEVSYSAGTFVCNHVFFTALEAAASGTRAGFVHVPWSVDHAPSPEVPALPLADIVRALEIAVRTSLDVAVDATATAGTLH; encoded by the coding sequence ATGACGACTGTGCTGCTCACCGGCTTCGAGCCGTTCGGCGGCGATGCCGACAACCCGTCGGGCGAGGCGGTTCGGTGGGTCGCGGAGCGATGGAGCGGGCCGGAGGTACTCGTCACCGCCGTGCTGCCGGTCACGTTCCGGGGTGCGGCGCAGCGGCTGCGCGACCTCGTCGCGGAGCATCGGCCCGATGTCGTGATCGCCACCGGTCTCGCGGGCGGGCGCGCCGTCATCGGGGTCGAGCGGGTCGCGGTGAATCTCATCGACGCGCGCATCGCCGACAACGACGGCGCGCAGCCGGTCGACGAGCCCAGCGTCGCGGGTGCGCCCGCCGCGCGATTCGCGACGCTGCCGGTGAAGGCGATCACCCAGCGGATCGTCGACGCCGGCATCCCCGCCGAGGTCTCGTACTCAGCCGGCACGTTCGTCTGCAACCACGTGTTCTTCACGGCGCTCGAGGCCGCGGCATCCGGAACCCGTGCCGGTTTCGTCCACGTGCCGTGGTCGGTCGACCACGCTCCCTCCCCGGAAGTCCCGGCGCTCCCCCTCGCCGACATCGTGCGCGCGCTCGAGATCGCCGTACGGACGAGCCTCGACGTCGCCGTGGACGCCACCGCGACAGCCGGCACCCTGCACTGA
- a CDS encoding TIGR00730 family Rossman fold protein yields the protein MASSDTGSVPHPVTEELRATIAASGITENVDLIARILVTGVGLGLDEASRLDLKITTAALTEMRAAFRLFAPYAGVPKVTIFGSARTLPDQHVYRAAAEVARALADKGWMVVTGAGPGIMQAAAEGAGAERSLGVSIRLPFEEKPNAVIAENARSVAMKYFFTRKLMLVKESHGFVCVPGGFGTLDELFELLTLQQTGKAEPTPIVLLDEPGGTFWQGLQRFVEGELVGNGVISPDDFDRVLVTDSVEAAAQRITDFWRNYDSMRWVGGRLVLRLKAEPTDAEVAELNERFGGLLASGTIERREPLRPEREDGDRLDLPRLVLHLDQFQVGSLHRLIRAVSELGSAPTGPARAA from the coding sequence ATGGCCTCCAGCGACACCGGATCCGTCCCGCACCCCGTCACCGAGGAGCTGCGTGCCACGATCGCAGCCTCGGGGATCACCGAGAACGTCGACCTGATCGCGCGGATCCTCGTGACCGGGGTCGGGCTGGGGCTCGACGAGGCGAGCAGGCTCGACCTCAAGATCACCACGGCCGCGCTCACCGAGATGCGAGCGGCTTTCCGTCTTTTCGCGCCGTACGCCGGTGTGCCGAAGGTGACGATCTTCGGCTCCGCGCGCACACTGCCCGACCAGCACGTGTACCGTGCCGCGGCGGAGGTCGCCCGCGCCCTCGCCGACAAGGGGTGGATGGTGGTGACCGGCGCGGGGCCCGGGATCATGCAGGCTGCGGCGGAGGGGGCGGGGGCCGAGCGGTCGCTCGGTGTCTCGATCCGCCTTCCGTTCGAGGAGAAGCCGAACGCGGTGATCGCCGAGAACGCCCGCAGCGTCGCGATGAAGTACTTCTTCACCCGCAAGCTCATGCTGGTGAAGGAATCGCACGGGTTCGTGTGCGTGCCCGGCGGCTTCGGCACGCTGGACGAGCTGTTCGAGCTGCTCACCCTGCAGCAGACGGGCAAGGCGGAGCCGACGCCCATCGTGCTGCTGGACGAGCCCGGCGGCACGTTCTGGCAGGGCCTGCAGCGCTTCGTCGAGGGTGAGCTCGTCGGCAACGGCGTGATCTCGCCCGATGACTTCGACCGTGTGCTCGTGACGGACTCGGTGGAGGCCGCGGCCCAGCGGATCACCGACTTCTGGCGCAACTACGACTCGATGCGGTGGGTCGGCGGCCGGCTCGTGCTGCGTCTGAAGGCCGAGCCGACCGATGCCGAGGTGGCGGAGCTGAACGAGAGGTTCGGCGGGCTCCTCGCCTCCGGGACCATCGAGCGGCGGGAGCCGCTGCGGCCGGAGCGGGAGGACGGCGACCGGCTCGACCTGCCGCGCCTGGTGCTGCACCTCGACCAGTTCCAGGTGGGGTCCCTTCACCGCCTGATCCGTGCCGTCAGCGAGCTCGGAAGTGCACCGACGGGACCCGCCCGCGCAGCCTGA
- a CDS encoding RNB domain-containing ribonuclease: MRRTARLSPSANQTELAAALADLRESLGIPTGFPADVDAEARRAAGAPGGDLPDLTDVEFLTVDPPGSTDLDQAMHLTATADGFLVRYAIADVPFFVAPGGPLDAETRRRGQTLYAPDGRVPLHPPVISEDAGSLLPERVRRAFVWEFALDTDGALRHTDLTRALIRSRRAWSYAEAQQALRDGTAPESLAPLPAIGRALLAQEAARGGASLNVPDQEVVLTEHGYGLERRMPLPVEDWNAQLSLLTGMAAARIMLDGGIGILRTMPPAEAEAVAAFRHQTQLLGLPWTEGVEYGEYLRTLDRDAPAALAVLEAAAALFRGAGYEAFDDEPPAQPLQAALGAPYAHVTAPLRRLVDRWGLLICAALTDGDDVPGWVRSSLDELPRAMATSSGLAGRLNSGAIDRIEAAVLADRVGQEFDAVVLAQNPSHTRIQLTDHAVEASVDGVFGEPGRDVRVRLLATSIRTGTLAFEPVG; encoded by the coding sequence ATGCGCCGCACCGCACGACTGTCGCCGTCGGCGAACCAGACGGAGCTCGCCGCGGCTCTGGCGGACCTGCGGGAGTCGCTCGGCATCCCGACCGGCTTTCCCGCCGATGTCGATGCCGAGGCCCGGCGTGCGGCCGGCGCCCCAGGGGGCGATCTGCCCGATCTCACCGACGTCGAGTTCCTCACGGTCGACCCGCCCGGATCCACCGACCTCGACCAGGCCATGCACCTCACCGCGACCGCCGACGGCTTCCTGGTCCGCTACGCGATCGCCGACGTGCCGTTCTTCGTCGCTCCCGGCGGCCCGCTCGACGCCGAGACGCGGCGGCGGGGCCAGACGCTCTACGCCCCCGACGGGCGTGTGCCGTTGCATCCGCCCGTCATCTCGGAGGATGCGGGTTCGCTGCTGCCCGAGCGCGTGCGCCGCGCGTTCGTGTGGGAGTTCGCGCTCGATACCGACGGCGCGCTGCGTCACACCGACCTCACACGTGCGCTGATCCGGTCGCGGCGCGCGTGGAGCTACGCCGAGGCGCAGCAGGCGCTCCGCGACGGAACGGCACCCGAGAGCCTCGCACCGCTGCCCGCCATCGGACGAGCGCTCCTCGCACAGGAGGCTGCGCGCGGCGGCGCATCACTCAACGTCCCCGACCAGGAGGTCGTGCTCACCGAGCACGGGTACGGGCTGGAACGACGGATGCCCCTCCCCGTCGAGGACTGGAACGCGCAGCTCTCGCTGCTCACCGGCATGGCGGCCGCGCGCATCATGCTCGACGGCGGGATCGGCATCCTCCGCACGATGCCCCCTGCAGAAGCCGAGGCGGTCGCCGCCTTCCGGCATCAGACGCAGCTGCTCGGCCTGCCCTGGACGGAGGGCGTCGAGTACGGCGAGTACCTGCGCACGCTGGACCGCGACGCCCCCGCCGCGCTCGCCGTGCTCGAGGCCGCCGCGGCGCTGTTCCGCGGCGCCGGGTACGAGGCATTCGACGACGAGCCGCCGGCGCAGCCGCTGCAGGCCGCACTCGGCGCGCCATACGCGCACGTGACCGCTCCCCTGCGACGGCTCGTCGACCGCTGGGGTCTGCTCATCTGCGCGGCTCTGACCGACGGCGACGACGTGCCGGGCTGGGTGCGATCCTCCCTCGACGAGCTGCCGCGGGCCATGGCGACGAGCTCCGGGCTCGCGGGGCGACTGAACTCCGGCGCGATCGACCGCATCGAGGCGGCCGTGCTCGCCGATCGCGTCGGTCAGGAGTTCGACGCCGTCGTGCTCGCGCAGAACCCATCGCACACGCGCATCCAGCTCACGGACCATGCGGTCGAGGCATCCGTCGACGGCGTCTTCGGCGAGCCCGGCCGCGACGTGCGCGTGCGGCTCCTCGCGACGAGCATCCGCACGGGCACGCTCGCGTTCGAACCCGTCGGCTGA
- a CDS encoding glycosyltransferase, translating to MSRFLLSAMPFTGHVGPMTVVARELVRRGHDVRVHTGSRFRDRVEASGARLVPWREAPDFDENDLTATFPRLVGKKGMRQLLVNVADCFIATAPAQVTDLEAEWKSEPWEVLAADETSIGAVLFSEREGMPWATVCVLPLNLPGTAGPPSGMGIRPGTNAVTRARDAVLRGLVPVISRSLTKAIAQAQRGVGLTPDGRTMDRLVFSSTLIVASGSPLLDYDRADRPPHLRFIGSFGIPSASTALPGWWGDLEGRRVVLVTQGTQNIDPDDLIRPALEALEGRDVIAVATTGVAGRDSLPFPVPANARVAGFLPFADLLPKVDAAITNGGWGSTLAALSDSVPLIVAGGDLDKPEVAARVAWSGAGVNLRTGTPRSAAVAAAVDRVLAEASFRDAASRVAAQLHSLGGAGRAAELLEGAR from the coding sequence ATGAGCCGATTCCTCCTCAGTGCGATGCCGTTCACCGGTCACGTCGGCCCGATGACCGTGGTGGCGCGCGAACTCGTGCGACGCGGCCACGACGTTCGCGTCCACACCGGCTCGCGGTTCCGGGACCGGGTGGAGGCGTCGGGTGCGCGGCTCGTGCCGTGGCGCGAGGCGCCCGACTTCGACGAGAACGACCTCACCGCGACGTTCCCGCGGCTCGTCGGCAAGAAGGGCATGCGGCAGCTCCTCGTGAACGTCGCCGACTGCTTCATCGCCACTGCGCCGGCGCAGGTGACCGACCTCGAGGCGGAATGGAAGAGCGAGCCCTGGGAGGTGCTCGCCGCCGACGAGACCTCGATCGGCGCCGTGCTGTTCAGCGAGCGGGAGGGGATGCCGTGGGCCACGGTATGCGTCCTCCCGCTGAATCTTCCGGGCACGGCCGGACCGCCCAGCGGAATGGGCATCCGCCCCGGAACGAACGCCGTGACGCGGGCCCGCGACGCCGTGCTCCGCGGCCTGGTGCCGGTCATCTCGCGGTCCCTGACGAAGGCGATCGCTCAGGCGCAGCGCGGCGTCGGGCTCACGCCCGACGGACGCACGATGGATCGGCTCGTCTTCTCGTCGACCCTGATCGTCGCGAGCGGGTCGCCGCTGCTCGACTACGATCGCGCGGACCGTCCGCCGCATCTGCGGTTCATCGGCTCGTTCGGAATCCCGTCCGCATCGACCGCGCTCCCCGGGTGGTGGGGCGACCTGGAGGGGCGCCGGGTGGTGCTGGTCACCCAGGGCACGCAGAACATCGATCCCGATGACCTGATCCGTCCAGCGCTCGAGGCGCTCGAGGGCCGCGATGTGATCGCGGTGGCGACGACGGGGGTGGCCGGCAGGGACTCGCTTCCGTTCCCGGTTCCCGCCAACGCCCGGGTCGCGGGCTTCCTGCCGTTCGCCGACCTGCTGCCGAAGGTCGATGCGGCGATCACGAACGGCGGCTGGGGGAGCACGCTCGCCGCCCTCTCCGACAGCGTCCCCCTCATCGTCGCCGGCGGCGACCTCGACAAGCCCGAGGTGGCTGCCCGCGTCGCGTGGTCGGGCGCGGGCGTGAACCTGCGCACCGGTACGCCGCGATCGGCGGCCGTGGCCGCGGCGGTGGATCGCGTGCTGGCGGAGGCGTCGTTCCGGGATGCCGCGTCCCGCGTCGCCGCGCAGCTGCACTCGCTCGGGGGTGCCGGCCGTGCCGCCGAGCTGCTCGAGGGCGCTCGCTGA
- a CDS encoding proline--tRNA ligase has translation MVTRLSHFFLRTLREDPADAEVTSHRLLVRAGYIRRAAPGIFTWLPLGLKVKARIEAVIREEMANAGAYEVHFPALLPREPYEQSGRWTSYGDGIFRLQDRKGADYLLAPTHEEMFTLLVKDLYSSYKDLPLAIYQIQDKYRDEARPRAGLLRGREFTMKDAYSFDYTDEGQDASYQAQRDAYERIFQKLGLEYVIVAADNGLMGGARSEEFLHPTPVGEDTFVRSAGGYAANVEAFTTVVPDALPLDGHGEPVIFDSPNTPTIQTLVDHANAHLEAPASGIAGPATDGATEWTAAHTLKNVVLALTHLDGTRELVIVGIPGDRDVDDKRVEVAFAPAAVEPATEQDFERNPLLVKGYIGPWSETGPVLGEESATGIRYLLDPRVVDGTAWMTGANIDEKHVHTLVAGRDFTGDGFVEVANVRAGDPAPDGSGPVELARGMEIGHVFALGRFFAETLGLKVLDENGKLVTVTMGSYGIGVTRILAIIAELNNDDKGLIWPASVAPFDVHVVATGKDAVAFELAESLSAEFEASGYDVLYDDRRKVSPGVKFGDAELVGVPRIVIVGRGAADGQVELWDRRTGDREVVPAAEAVARLAVRP, from the coding sequence GTGGTCACCCGTCTGTCGCACTTCTTCCTCCGCACGCTCCGCGAAGACCCCGCCGATGCCGAGGTCACGAGCCATCGGCTGCTCGTCCGCGCCGGCTACATCCGCCGTGCCGCGCCGGGCATCTTCACGTGGCTGCCGCTGGGCCTGAAGGTCAAGGCGCGCATCGAAGCCGTCATCCGCGAGGAGATGGCGAACGCCGGCGCGTACGAGGTGCACTTCCCGGCGCTGCTGCCGCGTGAGCCCTACGAGCAGTCGGGCCGTTGGACGTCCTATGGCGACGGCATCTTCCGCCTGCAGGATCGCAAGGGCGCCGACTACCTCCTCGCGCCCACGCACGAGGAGATGTTCACGCTCCTCGTGAAGGACCTGTACTCGTCGTACAAGGACCTGCCGCTGGCGATCTACCAGATCCAGGACAAGTACCGCGACGAGGCGCGTCCGCGTGCAGGCCTGCTGCGCGGCCGCGAGTTCACGATGAAGGACGCGTACTCGTTCGATTACACGGACGAGGGGCAGGATGCCTCGTACCAGGCGCAGCGCGACGCCTACGAGCGCATCTTCCAGAAGCTCGGGCTCGAGTACGTCATCGTGGCGGCCGACAACGGCCTGATGGGCGGCGCGCGCTCCGAGGAGTTCCTGCACCCGACGCCGGTCGGCGAAGACACGTTCGTCCGGTCCGCTGGGGGATACGCCGCCAACGTCGAGGCGTTCACGACGGTCGTCCCCGACGCCCTCCCGCTCGACGGGCACGGCGAGCCGGTGATCTTCGACTCGCCGAACACCCCCACGATCCAGACGCTCGTCGATCACGCCAACGCGCACCTCGAGGCGCCCGCATCCGGCATCGCCGGCCCGGCGACCGATGGTGCGACCGAGTGGACCGCGGCGCACACGCTCAAGAACGTCGTGCTCGCCCTGACCCACCTCGACGGCACCCGCGAGCTCGTGATCGTCGGCATCCCCGGCGACCGCGACGTCGACGACAAGCGCGTCGAGGTCGCCTTCGCGCCCGCGGCGGTGGAGCCGGCGACCGAGCAGGACTTCGAGCGCAACCCGCTCCTCGTGAAGGGTTACATCGGCCCGTGGTCCGAGACCGGTCCGGTGCTCGGCGAGGAGTCCGCCACCGGCATCCGCTACCTGCTCGACCCTCGCGTGGTCGACGGGACGGCGTGGATGACCGGCGCCAACATCGACGAGAAGCACGTGCACACCCTCGTCGCCGGCCGCGATTTCACCGGCGACGGGTTCGTCGAGGTCGCGAACGTCCGCGCCGGCGACCCCGCGCCCGACGGCTCGGGTCCGGTCGAGCTCGCGCGCGGCATGGAGATCGGTCACGTCTTCGCGCTCGGCCGGTTCTTCGCCGAGACGCTGGGGCTCAAGGTCCTCGACGAGAACGGCAAGCTCGTGACCGTCACGATGGGCTCGTACGGCATCGGCGTCACCCGCATCCTCGCGATCATCGCCGAGCTCAACAACGACGACAAGGGCCTCATCTGGCCGGCGTCGGTGGCGCCGTTCGACGTGCACGTGGTGGCGACGGGCAAGGACGCCGTGGCGTTCGAGCTCGCGGAGTCGCTCTCGGCCGAGTTCGAGGCATCCGGTTACGACGTGCTCTACGACGACCGCCGCAAGGTGTCACCCGGCGTGAAGTTCGGCGACGCCGAGCTGGTGGGCGTGCCGCGGATCGTCATCGTGGGCCGCGGTGCGGCCGACGGCCAGGTCGAACTGTGGGACCGCCGCACCGGCGACCGCGAGGTCGTGCCGGCCGCGGAAGCGGTAGCCCGCCTCGCCGTCCGGCCGTGA
- a CDS encoding benzoate/H(+) symporter BenE family transporter produces the protein MTEPAPPADAASDPRTPLSRPVVAGVITALVGVTSSFAVVLTGLDAVGASRAQAASGLLVLCLTMGLASIVLAWRYRMPITVAWSTPGAAVLAATGAVEGGWPAAVGAFLVTAGLILLTALWPRLGRLIARIPPSIAQAMLAGVLLPLCLAPVTGIVANPWGVVPVILTWLVFVRLAPRWAVPLAFVAASVVVGVHVATTGAAIDPRLLMPHLEFTAPTLTFGAVVGLALPLFLVTMASQNVPGVAIMRSFGYEVPWRPAMLVTGLGTALGATAGGHAINLAAISAALAAAPDADPDPRRRWVAGVSTGATAIVLGGLSAALVALVVVAPAAVIPAVAGIALFGAFGSAVQQAIDDPGERLPAVVTFLVAASGIAIAGVSAAFWALVAGLVVREVLHLGRRSR, from the coding sequence ATGACCGAGCCCGCCCCTCCCGCAGACGCCGCCTCCGATCCGCGCACGCCGCTGTCGCGTCCTGTCGTGGCCGGTGTCATCACGGCACTCGTCGGCGTCACGAGCTCGTTCGCCGTCGTGCTGACCGGCCTCGACGCCGTCGGCGCGTCGCGGGCCCAGGCTGCGAGCGGCCTGCTCGTGCTGTGCCTGACGATGGGCCTCGCGTCGATCGTCCTCGCGTGGCGATACCGGATGCCGATCACCGTGGCCTGGTCGACGCCCGGGGCGGCGGTTCTCGCCGCCACCGGGGCGGTCGAGGGCGGCTGGCCCGCCGCGGTCGGCGCCTTCCTCGTCACCGCGGGGCTCATCCTGCTCACGGCGCTGTGGCCACGGCTCGGGCGGCTGATCGCGCGCATTCCGCCGTCGATCGCGCAGGCGATGCTCGCGGGTGTGCTGCTGCCGCTATGCCTCGCGCCGGTCACAGGGATCGTCGCGAACCCGTGGGGGGTCGTCCCGGTGATCCTCACCTGGCTCGTCTTCGTCAGGCTCGCTCCGCGCTGGGCCGTGCCGCTCGCCTTCGTCGCGGCATCCGTCGTCGTGGGCGTCCACGTCGCCACGACAGGGGCCGCGATCGACCCGCGGCTGCTCATGCCGCACCTCGAGTTCACGGCGCCCACGCTGACCTTCGGCGCGGTGGTCGGACTGGCGCTGCCACTGTTCCTGGTGACCATGGCGTCGCAGAACGTGCCGGGCGTCGCGATCATGCGCAGCTTCGGCTACGAGGTGCCGTGGCGGCCCGCGATGCTCGTGACCGGTCTCGGCACCGCGCTCGGCGCCACGGCGGGAGGCCACGCGATCAACCTGGCGGCGATCAGCGCGGCGCTCGCGGCAGCGCCGGACGCCGACCCCGATCCGCGGCGGCGCTGGGTCGCGGGCGTGTCGACCGGCGCGACGGCGATCGTGCTCGGCGGGCTGTCGGCGGCGCTCGTCGCACTCGTCGTCGTGGCGCCTGCGGCGGTGATCCCCGCGGTGGCGGGCATCGCGCTCTTCGGTGCATTCGGGTCGGCCGTCCAGCAGGCGATCGACGACCCGGGCGAGCGGCTGCCCGCGGTGGTGACGTTCCTGGTGGCCGCGTCGGGCATCGCGATCGCCGGCGTCAGCGCTGCGTTCTGGGCGCTCGTCGCGGGACTCGTGGTGCGCGAGGTGCTGCACCTCGGCCGCCGCTCGCGCTGA
- a CDS encoding PhoX family protein, with protein sequence MSIIEGFRRSLPLAEHARGKRLAATCQYKCANACLGPECNSSSNESFQQIASAALSRRALLGLGAAGALAIAVGGLRGQAPVSGAAASGAAGAGASFARPATGGLAFDPIAPVSRLVDEFHVPAGYVWQPIIRWGDPLFSSAPAFDIDNQTPEAQALQFGYNCDYIDVVADPSGKTGVLVSNHEYVNPGIMFPPSADPAELQRRGDIFKAAQGMAVVEITRKRTGAPWSYVVDGKRNRRITVETVFELTGPAAGSDLVKTAADPEGRWVHGTLGNCAGGTTPWGTILSGEENFNGYFAWAADTPAQKRYQASASTSTSTGWEKYDPRFDAHNPDYVNEPNRFGYIVEIDPQDPASTPRKHTAMGRFKHEGANVIVAEDGRVVAYMGDDERNDYLYKFVSKNKISGSRKKNLDLLSEGDLYVAKFSGNSPANEILGTGALPGDGLFDGSGQWIPLTQNGESVVPGFSTEEVLVHTRLAADAVGATKMDRPEDVEPNPTTGKVYLALTNNSARSAATLDEANPITGNRYGHVIEMTETAGQAGTTFGWSILLLCGDPAVFANSYFAGFPKELVSPISCPDNVAFDSAGNLWISTDGAPSTIGYNDGLFLVPLEGPERGHVQQFLSVPRDAETCGPVIHDREGLVFVAVQHPGEDGTFAAPTSRFPDYGSTAPGSAPNAPRPSVVQVYRG encoded by the coding sequence GTGAGCATCATCGAGGGTTTCCGCAGGTCCCTTCCCCTGGCAGAGCACGCGCGCGGAAAGCGCCTGGCGGCCACCTGCCAGTACAAGTGCGCCAACGCGTGCCTCGGACCGGAATGCAACTCGTCGTCGAACGAGTCCTTCCAGCAGATCGCCTCGGCGGCACTGTCGCGCCGCGCGCTGCTCGGTCTGGGCGCCGCGGGCGCGCTCGCGATCGCGGTCGGGGGCCTGCGCGGCCAGGCGCCGGTCTCGGGTGCGGCGGCTTCGGGCGCGGCCGGCGCCGGCGCTTCGTTCGCGCGGCCCGCCACGGGCGGACTCGCGTTCGACCCGATCGCGCCGGTGAGCCGGCTCGTGGACGAGTTCCACGTGCCCGCGGGCTACGTGTGGCAGCCGATCATCCGGTGGGGCGACCCGCTGTTCTCGAGCGCGCCGGCCTTCGACATCGACAACCAGACTCCCGAGGCTCAGGCGCTGCAGTTCGGGTACAACTGCGACTACATCGACGTCGTCGCCGACCCGAGCGGCAAGACCGGCGTTCTGGTGAGCAACCACGAGTACGTGAACCCCGGCATCATGTTCCCGCCGTCGGCCGACCCGGCCGAGCTCCAGCGCCGTGGCGACATCTTCAAGGCGGCGCAGGGCATGGCGGTCGTCGAGATCACGCGCAAGCGCACCGGCGCGCCGTGGTCGTACGTCGTCGACGGCAAACGCAACCGCCGCATCACGGTCGAGACGGTGTTCGAGCTGACCGGCCCGGCCGCGGGCAGCGACCTCGTCAAGACGGCGGCCGACCCGGAGGGCCGCTGGGTGCACGGCACGCTCGGCAACTGCGCCGGCGGGACGACGCCGTGGGGCACCATCCTCTCCGGCGAGGAGAACTTCAACGGATACTTCGCGTGGGCGGCCGACACCCCGGCGCAGAAGCGGTACCAGGCGTCGGCTTCGACGTCGACCTCCACCGGATGGGAGAAGTACGACCCCCGCTTCGACGCGCACAACCCGGACTACGTCAACGAGCCCAACCGGTTCGGCTACATCGTCGAAATCGACCCGCAGGATCCCGCGTCGACGCCGCGCAAGCACACCGCGATGGGCCGGTTCAAGCACGAGGGCGCGAACGTCATCGTGGCCGAGGACGGGCGGGTCGTCGCCTACATGGGGGACGACGAGCGCAATGACTACCTCTACAAGTTCGTCTCGAAGAACAAGATCTCGGGCTCGCGCAAGAAGAACCTGGACCTGCTCAGCGAAGGCGACCTGTACGTGGCGAAGTTCTCGGGCAACTCGCCGGCGAACGAGATCCTCGGAACCGGTGCGCTGCCCGGCGACGGCCTCTTCGACGGCTCGGGCCAGTGGATCCCGCTGACGCAGAACGGCGAGAGCGTCGTCCCCGGCTTCTCGACCGAAGAGGTCCTCGTCCACACGCGACTGGCGGCGGATGCCGTGGGCGCGACCAAGATGGACCGTCCCGAGGATGTCGAGCCGAACCCGACGACCGGCAAGGTCTACCTCGCGCTGACGAACAACTCGGCGCGATCGGCCGCGACGCTCGACGAGGCGAACCCGATCACGGGCAACCGCTACGGCCACGTCATCGAGATGACCGAGACCGCAGGTCAGGCCGGAACGACCTTCGGCTGGAGCATCCTCCTGCTGTGCGGCGACCCGGCGGTGTTCGCGAACTCGTACTTCGCCGGGTTCCCGAAGGAGCTCGTCTCGCCGATCTCGTGCCCCGACAACGTCGCCTTCGACTCGGCAGGCAACCTCTGGATCTCGACCGACGGCGCGCCGAGCACGATCGGCTACAACGACGGGCTGTTCCTCGTCCCGCTCGAGGGCCCTGAGCGCGGCCACGTGCAGCAGTTCCTCTCGGTGCCGCGCGATGCCGAGACCTGCGGCCCGGTGATCCACGACCGCGAGGGGCTCGTGTTCGTCGCGGTGCAGCATCCCGGCGAGGACGGCACGTTCGCCGCCCCCACGTCGCGGTTCCCCGACTACGGGTCGACGGCACCGGGCTCCGCGCCCAACGCGCCGCGTCCGTCGGTCGTGCAGGTCTACCGGGGCTAG